TTTAAAACCCCGTTTTGCTGCTTTGCAAGTCCCGCCGCAACTGCCTGCCCCTTTCAATTTTTCAGGAAAAAATGCCCGGAAATAGAAAAACACTGATTTTATCCGTAACTTATGTATCGTATCAGTGTGTAAGATCGGAGCACAGGAAAATTGTCTGTTAAACTCGATTGTGGAAGCGCTCAGGAGAGAGAGTCAGAGCCGCCGGCAATATCAACCAGAGGATCGTTTACTTTCTATATTCAAAATAGAATCATGCCTATGTATTTAATGGTACATTGTTGTTCTGTCCGGGAATGGCTGAGAAAGCGCCCGGCAGTTGTAGTCTTGTTGCCCTTGCTGCTTGCGCTGTCCATAAACACGCATGCGGCCGCTTTCCAGGATAGTGTGGGTACCAGAGCCCGCGGCAGGGTCATGGATGCTGAAGAGAACATACCCCTTCCCGGCGTGACCGTGGAAAACCTCATCAATCACAAAGGCGTATTGACGGATGTTAACGGCATGTTCGTGCTGGATGCGCGCTCCGGCGACAGCATCCGTTTTTCGTATATCGGCAAAAAGCCGGTGATAGCAGTGTTCCGGGGGGTGAACATGAATGTGAGCCTGACCGGTCAGGAGGGAATGCTTTCCGAAGTAGTGGTAACAGGGTTCCAGGATATTGACCGGCGCAAGTTCTCCGGCGCGGCGGTTACCCTCAAGGCGGAAGACGTGAAAATGGATGGCGTTATCGATGTCAGCCGCATGCTGGAAGGGCGCGCGGCCGGTGTATCGGTGCAGAACGTATCCAGTTCCTTCGGCGCCGCCCCCAAGCTTCGCGTCCGCGGCGCCACCTCCATCAATGGCGATAATAAACCGCTGTGGGTAGTGGATAATGTGGTGCTGGAAGATATCATCAATATCTCCAACGATCAGCTCTCCAGCGGTGACCCTACCACGCTGCTCGGCTCGGCTGTCGCCGGCCTGAATGCCAATGATATCGAAAGTTTTGCCATCCTGAAAGATGCCGCGGCCACCGCCCTTTACGGTGCAAGGGCCATGAACGGCGTGGTGGTGATCACCACGAAGAAAGGACGTGTCGGCAAACCGCTCGTTACCTACACCGGCAATTTCAGCACCCAGCTGAAACCCCGGTACGCGGATTACAATATCATGAACTCCGTGCAGCAAATGTCCGTGCTCGCAGAGCTGGACCGTAAGTCCATCATCACGCCGTCTATTCTCGATCGCGCAGATTACGGGGTGTATGGTAAGTATTACAACCTGGTGAACGCGGACGATAACGGCAATTTCCCCGTGCCGAACACGCCGGAGGGAAAAGCGGCGTTCCTGAGAAGATACGCTACCGCCAATACGGACTGGTTCGGCTTGCTCTTCAAGAATAACCTCATGCAGGAGCATTCCCTCGCCATCTCCTTCGGTACAGACCGTTCCCAATCCTATTTCTCTACCAGTTATTTCGGGGATAATGGTTGGACGATAGCCGACCGGGTGGGGCGTTATACGCTCAATTTCCGCAATAATTACAAGTTCTCCGACCGCCTGTCCGTTGGCTTTGCCACCCTGGCTTCCGTACGACGGCAGAAAGCGCCGGGAGCGCTTGCCCGTGAAGCCAATGCCGTGGAAGGGCAGTTCGATCGCGACTTCGATATCAATCCCTTCAGCTATGCCCTGAATTCAAGCCGTACGCTCACCGCATACGATGAGAACGGGGACAGGGAATACTTCCGCCGCAACTTTGCCCCTTTCAACATCCTCACCGAACTGGAAAATAACTATATCCATATCAATGTGGCAGACCTCCGCCTCCAGGGCGACCTTTCCTGGAAGATCACGGATGCGCTGCGGTACGAGTTCGTTGGTGCGCTGCGGTACGTGAAATCATCCCGCGAACACCAGATCACGGAAAATGCCAACATGGCCAATGCTTACCGCGCTGCGGGAACATCTACCATCAGGGAGAATAACCGCTTCCTCTACCGCGACCCTGACAATCCGGAGGCGGAGCCGGAAGTAGTGCTGCCCTATGGCGGTTTCTACAACCGCACGGAAGACCAACTGGTAAACTACGATTTCCGGAACAGCCTGAACTATGTGAAGACCTTCGCCGGTCTCCATTCCCTGAATGCCCTGGCCGGTATGCAGGTGAAATCGGCCGACAGGCAGAACTTCTCCAATACCGGTTATGGTTATCAATATGATAACGGCGGCGTTCCTTTTGTAGATTATCGCATCCTCAAACAAACCATTGAGAGCAATTTCCCGTATTATGGTATGAGTAAGGATTATGACCGCTTTGTGGCCTTTTATGCCTCAGCAGGATATTCTTACGACCAGAAATATAATTTCACCGGCACGGCGCGGTACGACGGGTCCAACCGCCTGGGCAAATCCCGTGATGCACGCTGGCTGCCCACCTGGAGCGTAGCAGGCTCCTGGAACGCAGACCGCGAGCCATTCATGGAGGATGTCAGGTGGGTAGATTATCTCACGCTCCGCGCTTCCTACGGCCTCACCGCCAGTATGGGCCCGGCCACCAATTCCACCATCGTGTTAAGGAATATCAATACAAACCGCCCGTACCTCACCGAAGTGGAATCGGTGATACAACTGGCCAACCTCGAGAACTCGGAGCTGACCTGGGAAAAATCCTACACCACCAACCTCGGGCTGGATGCGGGACTTTTCCAGCAGAAGGTCAATTTCAGCCTCGATGTTTACCAGCGCAACAGTTTCGACCTGATCAGCCTCATCCGTACCTCCGGTATCGGCGGCGAACAGGAAAAAGCGGCGAATTATGCGGATATGCGGTCCCACGGGCTGGACCTCCTGATCGGCGGCAACGTGATCAAAAAGCGGGACTGGGGCTGGCGGACCAATCTCACCTTCGGATATAACAAGAACGAGATCACCAACGCCCTGAACCGCCCCCGCATTTTCGATCTCGTAGTGGCCGAAGGCGGCAACCGCCAGGGATATCCCGTACGCAGCCTTTTTTCCCTCGATTTCAAAGGGCTGGATCACCGCACCGGCATCCCGCTGTTCACCAATGAAGAAGGCAAAACCTCCGGCGGCGTGTACCTGCAGGACCAGAATATAGATCACCTCGTATATGAAGGCCCGGTAGACCCCGTTGTTACCGGCGGGTTCTCCAATACTTTCAATTACAAGTCGTTTTCGCTCAACATATTCGTTACTTACCAGGCCGGCAACAAGATCAGGCTTTATCCCGCATTCAAAACCGATTACTCCGACCTGGATGCCATGCCCAAAGAGTTCTATGACCGCTGGATATTTCCCAACGACGAACGGTTTACCAATGTGCCATCGATATTGGGCGCTTACGAGCTGTCACAGCAGGGCGGGAACTATCCCTACAATAACTACAACTATTCTACGGAACGGGTGGCAAAAGGTGATTTCATCCGCCTGAAGACCGTATCGCTCAGCTATCAGCTGAAACCTTCGCTGCTGAACAGGATCGGTTTCAACAGCGCCAGCGTTACCGGAGCGGCTACCAATCCCTGGCTCATTTATGCCGACAGCAAACTGAAAGGGCAGGACCCCGAGTTTTTTAATTCCGGAGGTGTGGCGCTGCCCATCCAGAAACAATTTACACTCTCGTTGAAAGTGGGAATTTAATCGCATCGACCATGAAGAAACTGACAATATACACAGCCATATTACTGGCATTCACGGCAGGCAGCTGCAAAAAGTTCCTGGAACAGCCGCCGGACAACAGGGCGGAGCTGACCTCGCCTGAACAGGTGTCCCGCCTGCTCGGTACCGCCTACCCGCAGGCCAATTACGCGGGATTCTGCGAATCCTCTTCCGATAATGTGGCGGACAAAGGCGCGGGCATCATCGAGAACTTTAATGTGGATGCCTACCGGTTCAACGAAATAAATGACGATCAGCAGGATTCCCCCGAACTGTACTGGAATTCCTGTTACGCGGCCATTGCCGTAGCCAACCTGGCGCTGGAAACCTGCCGTAACGCCGATAATCCGGAAGCGTACTCCGCACAGAAAGGAGAGGCGCTCCTTGCGAGGGCATACGCCCATTTCATGCTGGTCACCATCTTCGCTGAGGTGTACGATCCGGCCACAGCAGACACCGATCCGGGCATTCCTTATGTTACCGTGCCGGAGAACGTTGTGTTCAAGAATTATGAGCGCAAAACCGTGGCCTACGTATATGATATGATCGAAAAAGATCTGTTGACAGGGCTGCCGCTGATCGATGATAAAACCTACAGCGTGCCGCGCTATCATTTCAACCGCGCCGCCGCCAATGCTTTTGCCGCGCGCTTTTACCTGTTCAAAAGGGATTATGAGAAAGTAGTGGCGTACGTCAACCAGGTATTCCCTACCAACAATGCCGCCAATATGCTCCGCCCCTGGAATACCACTTACCGGACCATGACCTACCAGGAGCTGTTTGCCGTATATGCCCGCGCCACGGAGCCGGCCAATCTGCTGTTATGCGAAACCCAGTCCGTATGGGGCCGGTATTATTATACCCTTCGTTACAGCCTGACAGCCGCCAAGCGTAATGAAGTGCTGTTCAGGAACGTTACCGGAGGGCAATGGTCATTCCAGAACCATGTGTACACCGCCGGAACGGATAATTACCTGATCCCCAAGATCAATGAGCATTTTGTGCGGAATAATGTGAATGCCAATATCGGGCTGCCGTATGTGGTAGTGCCGCTGTTCACCGCGGAAGAAGCGCTGCTGAACCGGGCGGAAGCCAATGCGCTGCTGAACAATACCGCTGCCGCCATGACCGATCTGAACACTTACGCCGCAACACGCATCAATAATTACAGCGCCGCCGTACATGCCGTCACATCAGCAAAGGTGCAGAGCTATTACGGCACCAATCTGCAGACAGGCCTGCTGAGAACAGCGCTGGATTTCAAGCGTGCGGAATTTGTGCAGGAAGGGATGCGCTGGTTCGACATCCTGCGTTACCGCATCCCCATCACACATACAACACGCGAAGGAGAAACATACACACTCACCGGCGATGATCCGCGGAGGCTTTTCCAGATACCGGAATCCGCGACCATTGCAGGTATATCCCGAAACCCCCGTTAATCATCACCAATGAAAAAGACATTGCATATGCATATCAAACATCTCCATATACTGGTCCTCCTGCTCTGCGGCACACTAGCCGCCTGCAACAGGGAAGATGCGCTGGGAAATGTGGATGACATCAACCTCGGCGGCGATACCTGGGTAAAAGGCCCGATTGATGAATGGATAGCAGACAGCCTCACCACACCGCTGAACGTTTCCGTCAAATACAAATGGGACCAGGGCGAGCTGGACTTCAACCGCACCCTTGTTCCGCCGAAAGAAGAAAAGATCATTCCCGTGCTCAGCGCCATCCGGAAAGTATGGCTGCAGAATTATATCGCGGAAGCCGGGGAGATATTCATGAAGAAGTATTGCCCCAAGTTCTTTGTGCTGGTGGGTAGCGCCAGTTATAATACAGACGGCACCATTACCCTCGGTACCGCCGAAGGTGGCCGCCGCATTCTCCTGTACGTGCTGAACGATTTCCGCATCAAGGGAATGACTGGATATGTACCGAGCGATTCGTTCAACGTGAAAATGATGTTCCATACCATTGAGCATGAATTTGCGCACATCCTTCATCAGAACGTGATGTATCCGCTGGATTACAAACGCATATCCGCAGGGAATTACACCTCCAACTGGAATAACGTCACAGACAGCGATGCCCGGTCAGACGGTTTCATCACCGCATATTCCATGTCCAATCCCGATGAGGATTTTGTGGAAATGGTATCGATGATG
This genomic stretch from Chitinophaga sp. XS-30 harbors:
- a CDS encoding SusC/RagA family TonB-linked outer membrane protein gives rise to the protein MYLMVHCCSVREWLRKRPAVVVLLPLLLALSINTHAAAFQDSVGTRARGRVMDAEENIPLPGVTVENLINHKGVLTDVNGMFVLDARSGDSIRFSYIGKKPVIAVFRGVNMNVSLTGQEGMLSEVVVTGFQDIDRRKFSGAAVTLKAEDVKMDGVIDVSRMLEGRAAGVSVQNVSSSFGAAPKLRVRGATSINGDNKPLWVVDNVVLEDIINISNDQLSSGDPTTLLGSAVAGLNANDIESFAILKDAAATALYGARAMNGVVVITTKKGRVGKPLVTYTGNFSTQLKPRYADYNIMNSVQQMSVLAELDRKSIITPSILDRADYGVYGKYYNLVNADDNGNFPVPNTPEGKAAFLRRYATANTDWFGLLFKNNLMQEHSLAISFGTDRSQSYFSTSYFGDNGWTIADRVGRYTLNFRNNYKFSDRLSVGFATLASVRRQKAPGALAREANAVEGQFDRDFDINPFSYALNSSRTLTAYDENGDREYFRRNFAPFNILTELENNYIHINVADLRLQGDLSWKITDALRYEFVGALRYVKSSREHQITENANMANAYRAAGTSTIRENNRFLYRDPDNPEAEPEVVLPYGGFYNRTEDQLVNYDFRNSLNYVKTFAGLHSLNALAGMQVKSADRQNFSNTGYGYQYDNGGVPFVDYRILKQTIESNFPYYGMSKDYDRFVAFYASAGYSYDQKYNFTGTARYDGSNRLGKSRDARWLPTWSVAGSWNADREPFMEDVRWVDYLTLRASYGLTASMGPATNSTIVLRNINTNRPYLTEVESVIQLANLENSELTWEKSYTTNLGLDAGLFQQKVNFSLDVYQRNSFDLISLIRTSGIGGEQEKAANYADMRSHGLDLLIGGNVIKKRDWGWRTNLTFGYNKNEITNALNRPRIFDLVVAEGGNRQGYPVRSLFSLDFKGLDHRTGIPLFTNEEGKTSGGVYLQDQNIDHLVYEGPVDPVVTGGFSNTFNYKSFSLNIFVTYQAGNKIRLYPAFKTDYSDLDAMPKEFYDRWIFPNDERFTNVPSILGAYELSQQGGNYPYNNYNYSTERVAKGDFIRLKTVSLSYQLKPSLLNRIGFNSASVTGAATNPWLIYADSKLKGQDPEFFNSGGVALPIQKQFTLSLKVGI
- a CDS encoding RagB/SusD family nutrient uptake outer membrane protein, with amino-acid sequence MKKLTIYTAILLAFTAGSCKKFLEQPPDNRAELTSPEQVSRLLGTAYPQANYAGFCESSSDNVADKGAGIIENFNVDAYRFNEINDDQQDSPELYWNSCYAAIAVANLALETCRNADNPEAYSAQKGEALLARAYAHFMLVTIFAEVYDPATADTDPGIPYVTVPENVVFKNYERKTVAYVYDMIEKDLLTGLPLIDDKTYSVPRYHFNRAAANAFAARFYLFKRDYEKVVAYVNQVFPTNNAANMLRPWNTTYRTMTYQELFAVYARATEPANLLLCETQSVWGRYYYTLRYSLTAAKRNEVLFRNVTGGQWSFQNHVYTAGTDNYLIPKINEHFVRNNVNANIGLPYVVVPLFTAEEALLNRAEANALLNNTAAAMTDLNTYAATRINNYSAAVHAVTSAKVQSYYGTNLQTGLLRTALDFKRAEFVQEGMRWFDILRYRIPITHTTREGETYTLTGDDPRRLFQIPESATIAGISRNPR
- a CDS encoding putative zinc-binding metallopeptidase, coding for MKKTLHMHIKHLHILVLLLCGTLAACNREDALGNVDDINLGGDTWVKGPIDEWIADSLTTPLNVSVKYKWDQGELDFNRTLVPPKEEKIIPVLSAIRKVWLQNYIAEAGEIFMKKYCPKFFVLVGSASYNTDGTITLGTAEGGRRILLYVLNDFRIKGMTGYVPSDSFNVKMMFHTIEHEFAHILHQNVMYPLDYKRISAGNYTSNWNNVTDSDARSDGFITAYSMSNPDEDFVEMVSMMLVEGRQGFNDIVNSITEPGPNGTTPEQAKSILRQKEAMVVSYFNDTWGINFYSLQTRTRTSINELVK